The following proteins are co-located in the Sporolactobacillus pectinivorans genome:
- a CDS encoding PTS fructose transporter subunit IIABC, translated as MKITNLMIERAMVMDMQATTKEEAIDELVASLEKNGRINDPKLFKEMILKREAESSTGIDNGIAMPHAKTKAVNEATVVFGRSRKGIDYKALDCKPSYLFFMIAAPEGAANVHLQTLAALSRLLIDQKFVAKVKQAETPAEVAQLFDDEQAEKEEREKKEASQPASKVTDNERFVVAVTACPTGIAHTYMAEDALKKKAVEMGVSIRVETNGSEGAKHVLTRDEIARAAGVIVAADKKVEMARFDGKKVLQTPVSDGIRKPEELITKALHGQAPIYHAESGLDLSGTESTNSVWNRIYKDLMNGISHMLPFVVGGGILLAISFMFEHLGKNNPIFQMLSTVAGGQTGAFHFLIAILAGYIAVSIGDRPALMPGVVGGFMAYSSNAGFLGGLAAGFLAGWVIILLRKVFSGLPKTLNGLKPILLFPVFGLLITGGLMYYILDPIFTWINTGLIGALSHLGTGNAILLGLVLGGMQAVDMGGPVNKAAYTFAIGVFTSGAPNGGLMMAAVMAGGMVPPLAIALATTFFKNKFTDDEKKAGITNYVLGLSFITEGAIPFAASDPLRIICSSIIGSATAGALTQLWKVNIPAPHGGIFVVALSNQPFLFIAAILIGAVIAGLIIGFWKKPLEKAS; from the coding sequence ATGAAAATTACCAATCTGATGATTGAGCGCGCAATGGTGATGGATATGCAGGCGACAACAAAAGAAGAAGCCATTGACGAACTCGTCGCCAGCCTGGAGAAGAATGGGAGGATCAATGATCCAAAGCTCTTCAAAGAAATGATTCTGAAAAGAGAGGCAGAATCGAGTACCGGAATCGATAACGGCATTGCCATGCCGCATGCGAAAACCAAAGCGGTTAACGAGGCAACTGTTGTGTTCGGACGCAGCAGGAAGGGTATTGATTACAAAGCGCTTGACTGCAAACCTTCTTATCTCTTCTTTATGATTGCCGCACCGGAGGGGGCAGCCAATGTGCATTTGCAAACGTTGGCCGCGCTTTCACGATTGCTGATTGATCAGAAGTTTGTCGCTAAAGTGAAGCAAGCTGAGACACCTGCAGAGGTTGCTCAGTTATTTGACGACGAGCAGGCTGAAAAAGAAGAAAGGGAAAAGAAAGAAGCTTCCCAACCGGCTTCGAAAGTGACGGATAATGAGAGATTTGTTGTTGCCGTAACCGCATGCCCGACAGGGATCGCGCATACCTATATGGCAGAAGATGCGCTAAAGAAAAAAGCTGTGGAGATGGGCGTTTCGATCCGAGTCGAAACGAATGGGTCTGAAGGTGCAAAGCATGTGCTTACACGCGACGAAATTGCACGCGCGGCCGGAGTCATTGTTGCGGCTGATAAAAAAGTTGAAATGGCCCGCTTTGACGGTAAGAAGGTACTGCAGACACCGGTCAGTGACGGTATCCGCAAGCCTGAAGAACTGATCACTAAAGCGCTTCACGGACAGGCGCCGATATACCATGCGGAAAGCGGTCTGGACTTATCCGGGACAGAAAGCACAAACAGTGTCTGGAACAGGATCTATAAGGACCTGATGAACGGCATTTCTCATATGCTTCCCTTTGTTGTGGGCGGTGGTATTTTGCTTGCCATCTCCTTCATGTTTGAACACTTGGGCAAGAACAATCCAATTTTCCAAATGCTGAGCACGGTTGCCGGCGGCCAAACTGGTGCCTTCCACTTCCTGATTGCGATTCTGGCCGGTTATATCGCCGTCAGCATCGGCGACCGCCCGGCATTAATGCCCGGTGTTGTCGGAGGATTTATGGCCTACTCATCGAACGCCGGATTTCTTGGCGGCCTTGCCGCCGGATTTCTGGCCGGATGGGTTATTATCCTCCTGAGAAAAGTATTCTCCGGACTTCCCAAAACACTCAACGGCCTGAAACCGATTCTGCTTTTTCCGGTGTTTGGCCTGCTGATTACCGGCGGGCTCATGTATTACATTCTCGACCCAATTTTTACATGGATTAATACGGGCCTGATCGGTGCGCTGAGTCATCTTGGCACTGGGAACGCCATACTGCTTGGACTTGTTCTTGGTGGGATGCAGGCTGTTGACATGGGCGGCCCTGTCAACAAAGCCGCCTATACTTTTGCGATCGGCGTATTTACCAGCGGTGCACCAAACGGCGGGCTAATGATGGCTGCTGTCATGGCTGGCGGAATGGTGCCCCCACTGGCAATAGCGCTTGCTACTACATTTTTCAAAAATAAGTTTACTGATGATGAAAAAAAAGCAGGGATCACGAACTATGTTCTTGGGTTATCGTTTATTACCGAAGGCGCTATTCCGTTCGCCGCCTCCGATCCTCTGCGGATTATCTGCTCAAGCATTATCGGTTCGGCAACCGCGGGCGCTCTGACGCAATTATGGAAAGTCAACATTCCGGCGCCGCACGGCGGTATCTTTGTGGTTGCCCTGAGCAATCAGCCATTTTTGTTCATCGCCGCTATTCTGATTGGTGCCGTGATCGCCGGACTGATTATCGGCTTCTGGAAAAAGCCTCTTGAGAAAGCCTCTTGA
- a CDS encoding sulfite exporter TauE/SafE family protein, translating into MLYHYLFILFPVGVLAGIISSSVGLASLVSYPALLALGIPPVYANVTNTAALIFTGVGSGIASKRELRGHGHNLIKLLPLTIIGSICGSILLLIAPATTFEHVVPFFIFGAALLILRPKQTSKDKSRQQSAISDENKEGMFRLKAAEVAYSIAILVVGAYTGYFGAAGGVIMLAIFAATSHAKFAEYNAMKNVSLGASNLVATLLYAIRSHIYWLAVAPLAAGLFIGGYIGPYIVRLIPSKVMKIVIAIGAMGLATSLFIQTYFG; encoded by the coding sequence ATGTTATATCACTATTTGTTCATTCTTTTTCCGGTTGGTGTTTTAGCAGGAATAATAAGTTCGTCTGTAGGACTTGCCTCACTCGTTTCCTATCCTGCATTGCTCGCCTTAGGGATACCGCCCGTGTATGCCAATGTAACCAACACTGCCGCACTCATATTTACAGGAGTGGGGTCGGGAATAGCATCAAAGCGCGAGTTGCGCGGTCATGGTCACAATCTTATTAAACTGTTACCGCTTACTATAATCGGCAGCATCTGTGGCAGTATACTCTTATTAATAGCACCGGCGACAACATTTGAGCATGTTGTCCCTTTTTTCATTTTCGGCGCGGCGTTACTGATTTTACGTCCGAAGCAAACGAGTAAGGATAAGAGCAGGCAGCAAAGCGCCATCAGCGATGAAAATAAGGAAGGCATGTTTCGACTGAAAGCGGCTGAAGTCGCTTATAGTATAGCCATTCTCGTTGTTGGGGCTTATACGGGATACTTCGGCGCGGCTGGCGGCGTGATTATGCTGGCCATCTTTGCGGCAACAAGCCATGCAAAATTTGCGGAGTATAACGCAATGAAAAATGTATCGTTAGGTGCATCAAATCTTGTAGCCACGTTACTTTATGCCATTCGCTCACATATCTATTGGCTAGCGGTGGCACCCCTGGCTGCCGGACTTTTCATCGGCGGATATATCGGTCCCTATATTGTGCGTCTTATTCCTTCTAAAGTGATGAAAATCGTCATAGCCATTGGGGCGATGGGGCTCGCCACGTCTTTATTCATACAGACCTACTTTGGGTAA
- a CDS encoding DUF488 domain-containing protein, with translation MIQIKRIYEPAVPEDGQRYLVDRLWPRGVSKDRARLVGWLKDLAPSPELRRWFNHEAGKFELFRSKYIDELTHDQEKRLLLERIATESREGTITLVYAARDPLVNHAIVLLIFLRTQYDV, from the coding sequence ATGATTCAAATCAAACGCATCTATGAACCGGCTGTGCCTGAGGACGGGCAGCGTTATCTGGTCGACCGGCTGTGGCCGCGGGGGGTGTCGAAAGACCGCGCCCGGCTGGTGGGCTGGCTTAAAGACTTAGCGCCTAGTCCTGAGCTGCGTCGCTGGTTCAACCATGAGGCGGGCAAGTTCGAATTGTTTCGGAGTAAGTATATAGATGAACTTACGCATGATCAGGAGAAACGGCTGTTGTTGGAGCGGATTGCCACCGAAAGCAGGGAGGGGACAATCACACTTGTTTATGCGGCGAGAGATCCGTTGGTGAATCATGCCATCGTGCTGCTGATATTTCTCCGTACTCAATATGATGTGTAG
- a CDS encoding ferredoxin, with the protein MAKYTRVNQDTCIACGACQASAPDIFDCDEEGIAFSLIDGNQGIRPIPEELLEDLEDAYMGCPTESIEVGEHPLTDGIKEH; encoded by the coding sequence TTGGCTAAATATACGCGTGTGAATCAGGATACTTGTATCGCCTGCGGTGCCTGTCAGGCGTCGGCACCCGACATTTTTGATTGTGACGAGGAGGGGATCGCTTTCTCGCTTATTGACGGGAATCAGGGTATTCGTCCAATTCCTGAAGAGCTTCTTGAGGATCTGGAGGACGCCTATATGGGCTGTCCGACTGAGTCGATTGAAGTAGGGGAACATCCGCTCACTGACGGAATCAAAGAACACTAA
- a CDS encoding PadR family transcriptional regulator, translating into MRQKELGRFSDVSFLILSSLASGPKHGYAMMEDIKVFSGTQLEPGTLYGAIARLEKLGWIEALAAEERRRPYHITNKGATVFREQVATLEQIAMTGKRRLATLEGF; encoded by the coding sequence ATGAGACAAAAGGAGTTAGGCCGTTTTTCTGATGTGTCATTTCTTATTTTATCTAGTTTGGCAAGCGGACCGAAACATGGGTATGCCATGATGGAAGACATTAAGGTATTCAGTGGTACTCAACTGGAACCAGGAACACTGTATGGCGCAATTGCACGATTAGAGAAATTGGGATGGATCGAAGCTCTGGCTGCCGAGGAAAGGCGCCGCCCTTATCACATCACAAACAAGGGAGCAACCGTTTTTAGGGAGCAGGTAGCAACATTAGAACAAATTGCCATGACCGGAAAAAGACGATTGGCAACACTGGAGGGGTTCTGA
- a CDS encoding ATP-binding cassette domain-containing protein has translation MHFLELKNIHKSYYLGKEEQPVLKGINLSFERGEFVSILGESGGGKTTLMNIIGGLDRNFSGEVLINGQRLNHSKAKALDRFRRETVGYIYQSYNLISHLNVLDNVIISLDMTTLSKSEREERAKALLKKVGLLDHIRKYPSQLSGGQKQRVAIARALASDPKIIIADEPTGALDSQNTEEVLRILNQIAKEGRLVIAVTHSQAVADYGTRIVHLKDGKIDQEETLKDAYPIPAETAQIQSRPLPAWASYFTAFKHLKFHFGRNSLIILGTAIGLSAVMLFSGLGNGVKGYINEQVNSLVNPQAITVSRYSNSATASPRGAARTAMATTSTGNTLSSSQIQQLKNLKHVVSVEPGYRISNPTITIGSKTLTLSSIQTWTHSLQTSIIQAGHAAGDNEIMVDETAVAKEWSATNWKNIIGKKVTVTYTAYNSHGKPIQIQKKLTVSGITSSSAAAQNGGINAMNYNTMYDSLKNANASTQATFATVNVDKMSHVKALGNTINKINTSNKRVFNAIVISDTLDTINTFINLASNVLSAIAGISLLVSALMIIVTMFMSVNDRIKEIGILRAMGESKRDIRRLFTSESILIGLLSSVFATVLAYGVGSALNHVLYHLAKYNLVQVTFNNVLFAFIIALIIAFIAALLPARRAAGLNPIDALASE, from the coding sequence GTGCACTTTTTGGAGCTCAAGAACATCCACAAATCATACTATTTAGGCAAAGAAGAACAACCCGTTTTAAAAGGTATTAATCTCAGCTTTGAACGCGGTGAATTTGTATCTATTCTGGGTGAATCCGGTGGTGGAAAAACAACGCTGATGAATATTATCGGTGGGCTTGATCGAAATTTCAGCGGCGAAGTATTGATAAATGGCCAACGATTAAATCACTCGAAGGCTAAAGCATTGGACCGGTTTCGCCGGGAAACGGTGGGCTATATTTATCAATCTTATAATTTAATCAGCCATTTGAATGTACTTGATAACGTCATCATTTCACTGGATATGACGACACTGTCCAAAAGTGAACGCGAAGAACGGGCCAAAGCATTGTTAAAAAAAGTCGGGCTGCTGGACCATATCCGAAAATATCCGAGCCAGCTGTCCGGTGGTCAGAAGCAGCGTGTAGCTATTGCCAGGGCTTTGGCCAGTGACCCGAAAATTATCATTGCGGACGAGCCTACGGGGGCATTAGACTCACAAAACACCGAAGAAGTCCTGCGCATTTTAAACCAAATTGCCAAAGAGGGGCGGCTCGTTATTGCCGTCACTCACTCTCAGGCCGTTGCCGATTATGGCACGCGTATTGTTCACTTGAAAGACGGGAAAATAGACCAGGAAGAAACTTTGAAAGATGCCTACCCGATACCTGCGGAGACCGCGCAGATCCAGTCGCGTCCGCTTCCGGCCTGGGCAAGCTATTTTACGGCATTTAAACACCTTAAATTCCATTTTGGGCGCAATTCGCTTATTATCCTTGGTACAGCTATCGGACTCTCCGCCGTCATGTTGTTCAGCGGTTTAGGCAACGGAGTTAAAGGATACATTAACGAACAGGTCAATTCATTGGTCAATCCGCAGGCGATCACCGTATCAAGATACAGCAATTCGGCAACTGCTTCTCCCCGGGGGGCGGCACGAACGGCAATGGCAACGACCAGTACAGGTAACACCCTGAGCTCGTCCCAAATTCAGCAGCTGAAAAATTTAAAACACGTTGTAAGTGTCGAACCAGGCTATAGAATCAGTAATCCCACAATAACGATTGGCAGTAAAACACTGACTCTGTCGTCTATTCAAACGTGGACGCACAGTCTGCAAACTTCAATTATTCAAGCAGGGCATGCGGCCGGTGATAATGAGATTATGGTTGACGAAACAGCAGTAGCAAAAGAATGGTCAGCCACAAACTGGAAGAACATCATCGGTAAGAAAGTCACTGTGACCTACACGGCCTATAATTCTCATGGCAAACCGATCCAGATTCAAAAGAAACTGACCGTTTCCGGAATTACGAGCAGCAGCGCCGCCGCCCAGAACGGCGGGATCAATGCCATGAATTATAACACCATGTATGATTCATTAAAAAATGCAAATGCCTCGACTCAGGCCACGTTTGCCACGGTTAATGTCGATAAAATGAGCCACGTTAAAGCTCTGGGAAATACAATTAATAAGATAAACACGAGCAACAAGCGTGTTTTCAATGCGATCGTCATTTCTGATACATTGGATACCATCAACACATTTATCAATTTAGCATCCAATGTACTGTCTGCAATTGCCGGCATTTCACTGCTAGTCTCGGCGCTGATGATCATTGTGACCATGTTTATGTCCGTCAATGACCGGATAAAAGAAATCGGTATTTTACGTGCAATGGGTGAAAGCAAACGCGATATCCGCCGGCTCTTCACGAGCGAATCGATCCTCATTGGTTTGTTAAGTTCTGTATTTGCCACAGTGCTCGCCTATGGGGTCGGTAGTGCTCTTAACCATGTACTCTATCACTTGGCTAAATATAACCTTGTGCAAGTCACGTTTAACAATGTGCTATTTGCCTTTATCATCGCTCTGATTATTGCTTTTATTGCTGCCCTGTTGCCGGCACGGCGCGCGGCAGGCTTGAATCCTATTGATGCATTAGCTTCAGAATAA
- a CDS encoding Txe/YoeB family addiction module toxin: MNKSFTDIAWEDYLYWQKQDKKTLKRINMLLKDIDRNEHFGIGKSEKLKGNLSGWYSTRIDQVNRLVFKIDHDTLYVLQCRTHYER, translated from the coding sequence ATGAATAAATCGTTTACCGACATCGCATGGGAAGATTATTTATATTGGCAGAAGCAAGATAAAAAAACATTGAAACGTATTAATATGCTGCTGAAAGATATTGACCGTAATGAGCACTTTGGTATAGGTAAATCAGAAAAATTAAAGGGTAATTTATCCGGTTGGTATAGTACAAGGATAGACCAAGTCAATCGATTAGTTTTTAAAATTGATCATGATACGCTGTATGTCTTGCAATGCCGAACGCATTATGAAAGATAA
- a CDS encoding type II toxin-antitoxin system RelB/DinJ family antitoxin, with the protein MAETKSVQIRLDKKLKEDADKMFNEMGLTMTSAITLFIKQTVTQRRIPFEIVADPFFSEENQNVLKESLKQFEQGRIKTHKLIGEDDE; encoded by the coding sequence ATGGCAGAAACGAAAAGTGTTCAGATTCGTCTTGATAAAAAGTTAAAAGAAGATGCCGATAAAATGTTTAATGAAATGGGATTAACTATGACTTCCGCGATTACATTATTCATTAAACAAACGGTAACGCAACGGCGAATTCCGTTTGAAATTGTTGCCGATCCTTTTTTCAGTGAGGAAAATCAGAACGTATTAAAAGAATCGCTAAAGCAATTTGAGCAGGGGAGAATCAAAACACATAAGCTTATTGGTGAAGACGATGAATAA
- a CDS encoding transposase zinc-binding domain-containing protein, giving the protein MEKRKSSAVKQILKEHFDGFWKLRSDQFPEAYREDIRETVQKAIKCGTRDLGYAKYECLGCEENPVPVFVCFTCKSRFCHKYGKKYTDD; this is encoded by the coding sequence ATGGAGAAACGGAAAAGCAGTGCGGTTAAGCAGATTCTTAAAGAACATTTCGATGGCTTCTGGAAACTCCGCTCGGATCAGTTTCCCGAAGCTTATCGTGAGGATATCAGGGAAACGGTTCAGAAGGCGATCAAATGCGGGACACGTGACCTGGGCTATGCCAAGTATGAGTGCTTAGGTTGTGAAGAAAATCCTGTTCCTGTCTTCGTCTGCTTTACCTGTAAAAGCCGTTTTTGCCATAAGTACGGAAAGAAGTATACGGATGATTGA
- a CDS encoding DUF956 family protein yields MVQSMNTKVDFVTAANSYIGLTDYGKIMIGDKGFEFYNDRDARKYIQIPWDDIDCVIASVMFKGKWIPRYALRTKKNGTYTFASKHPKKVLREIRKYVKPERMVRSLTFFQVVKRGLKAKFGRKSSN; encoded by the coding sequence ATGGTTCAATCAATGAATACAAAAGTCGACTTTGTAACCGCTGCCAATTCTTATATCGGACTGACTGATTATGGTAAAATCATGATTGGCGACAAGGGTTTTGAGTTTTATAATGACCGGGATGCCCGAAAATATATTCAAATTCCTTGGGATGATATTGATTGTGTCATTGCTTCAGTAATGTTCAAGGGAAAGTGGATTCCTCGCTATGCATTAAGAACCAAGAAAAATGGAACTTACACTTTCGCTTCCAAGCATCCGAAGAAAGTTCTGCGTGAGATACGTAAATACGTTAAACCGGAACGAATGGTTAGGTCGCTGACGTTCTTTCAAGTTGTCAAGCGCGGCCTAAAAGCCAAGTTCGGTCGAAAAAGTAGTAATTAG
- a CDS encoding PTS system mannose/fructose/sorbose family transporter subunit IID codes for MAQKLELSKKDRISVWWRSTFLQGSWNYERMQNGGWVYTMIPAIKKLYKSKEDRTAALKRHLEFFNTHPYVASPIIGVTLALEEERANGAPVDDVAIQGVKVGMMGPLAGIGDPAFWFTVKPIIGALAASLAITGNILGPIIYFVAWNIIRMAFMWYTQEAGYKAGSKITEDLSGGLLQDITRGASILGMFVLGALVNRWVSVKFTPVVSSVKLSNGAYIDWNHIPSGAQGIKAVLEQQASGLSLEATKITTLQNNLDSLIPGLAALALTLLCMWLLKKKVSPIIMILGLFVVGIGLHLLNVM; via the coding sequence ATGGCACAAAAATTAGAATTATCAAAAAAAGATCGTATTTCTGTTTGGTGGCGTTCAACTTTCCTCCAAGGCTCTTGGAACTATGAACGTATGCAAAACGGTGGTTGGGTTTATACAATGATTCCCGCAATCAAAAAACTATACAAATCTAAGGAAGACCGTACTGCTGCACTAAAACGTCACTTGGAATTCTTTAATACTCACCCATATGTCGCTTCACCGATTATTGGTGTGACTTTAGCGCTTGAAGAGGAACGTGCAAATGGTGCGCCCGTTGACGACGTAGCCATTCAAGGGGTTAAAGTCGGCATGATGGGACCTTTAGCAGGTATCGGGGATCCGGCTTTCTGGTTCACAGTTAAACCAATTATTGGTGCATTAGCGGCTTCTCTCGCTATAACTGGTAATATACTTGGACCAATTATTTACTTCGTTGCATGGAATATCATTCGTATGGCATTCATGTGGTATACACAAGAGGCCGGTTACAAAGCCGGGTCTAAAATTACTGAGGACTTATCCGGCGGATTACTTCAAGATATTACGAGAGGCGCATCAATCCTTGGCATGTTCGTCCTTGGAGCATTGGTCAACCGTTGGGTATCTGTAAAATTCACGCCAGTTGTCTCTTCAGTTAAACTTTCCAATGGCGCTTATATTGATTGGAATCATATACCTTCAGGAGCGCAAGGGATTAAAGCTGTGTTGGAACAGCAAGCTTCCGGCCTTTCATTAGAGGCTACTAAAATAACGACTTTACAAAACAACTTAGATAGCTTAATTCCTGGCTTAGCTGCATTGGCATTAACACTTCTTTGCATGTGGCTGCTTAAGAAGAAGGTTTCTCCAATTATTATGATTCTTGGGTTGTTCGTGGTTGGTATCGGCTTACACTTACTCAACGTAATGTAA
- a CDS encoding PTS mannose/fructose/sorbose transporter subunit IIC: MTLNIIQIILVVIVAFLAGMEGILDEFHFHQPVIACTLIGLVTGDLIPCIILGGTLEMIALGWANIGAAVAPDAALASIASAIILVLGGQGSAGVPSAIAIAVPLAVAGLLLQVICRTIATAFVHFMDAAANEGNIRKVELWHIIAICMQGVRIAIPAALILAIGAGPVRGLLAAMPTWLTAGLAIGGGMVVAVGYAMVINMMATKEVWPFFAIGFVLATVTQITLIGLGAIGVALALIYLALSKQGGSGNGGNTGDPLDDIIDNY; encoded by the coding sequence ATGACTTTAAATATTATTCAAATAATATTAGTCGTTATCGTCGCATTTCTAGCCGGTATGGAAGGAATCCTGGATGAATTTCACTTCCACCAACCAGTAATCGCTTGTACGTTAATTGGCTTAGTTACAGGAGACTTAATACCATGTATTATCTTAGGCGGTACTCTCGAAATGATTGCTCTAGGCTGGGCAAATATCGGTGCCGCTGTAGCGCCTGATGCTGCATTGGCATCAATTGCATCTGCAATTATTTTAGTCCTTGGCGGACAGGGCAGTGCTGGTGTCCCTTCTGCAATCGCAATCGCCGTTCCGCTTGCAGTTGCAGGTTTATTATTACAAGTCATCTGCCGTACGATTGCCACAGCATTTGTACACTTTATGGATGCTGCAGCCAATGAAGGAAATATCAGAAAGGTTGAACTCTGGCACATCATCGCTATCTGCATGCAAGGGGTACGTATTGCGATCCCGGCTGCATTAATTTTAGCTATTGGTGCCGGTCCAGTGAGAGGCCTGCTCGCAGCTATGCCAACTTGGCTGACAGCCGGTTTAGCAATCGGTGGCGGCATGGTCGTAGCCGTTGGTTATGCCATGGTTATTAACATGATGGCTACCAAAGAGGTATGGCCGTTCTTCGCAATTGGTTTCGTACTCGCGACGGTTACACAAATCACACTTATCGGTCTTGGGGCCATCGGCGTGGCTCTTGCACTTATCTATTTAGCGCTTTCCAAACAAGGCGGCTCAGGTAATGGCGGAAACACCGGTGATCCTCTAGACGATATTATTGATAACTACTAA
- a CDS encoding mannose/fructose/sorbose PTS transporter subunit IIA: protein MVGIILASHGGFAEGIFQSGSMIFGEQENVKAVTLMPNEGPADIKAKMQKAIASFDDQEEVLFLVDLWGGTPFNQVNSLFEEHKDKWAIVAGMNLPMLIEAYASRLSMNTAHEIAAHILGTAKEGVKVKPEELEPAGATAPVQRSKKGAPGKFKYVLARVDSRLLHGQVATAWAKTTQPTRIIVVSDAVANDELRKKLIQQAAPPGVKAHVVPVAQMIKLAKDDQHFGGERVLLLFENPQDALRAVEGGVPLKTINVGSMAHSTGKVQPNKVLAFDQDDIDTFHKLKKAGLDFDVRKVPNDSKGNMDEIIKRAQDELNKLR, encoded by the coding sequence AGGCATTTTCCAATCCGGCTCAATGATTTTTGGAGAGCAGGAGAATGTCAAAGCTGTTACCTTAATGCCAAACGAAGGTCCCGCTGACATTAAGGCAAAAATGCAAAAAGCAATTGCATCTTTCGACGATCAAGAAGAAGTGCTGTTCTTAGTCGATCTTTGGGGCGGGACACCTTTCAACCAAGTCAACAGCTTGTTTGAAGAACACAAAGACAAATGGGCAATCGTTGCTGGTATGAACTTACCGATGTTGATCGAAGCGTATGCTTCACGCTTATCAATGAACACAGCGCATGAAATCGCTGCACATATTTTGGGCACAGCTAAAGAAGGGGTCAAAGTAAAACCTGAAGAGTTAGAGCCAGCAGGAGCAACTGCGCCTGTTCAACGATCAAAGAAAGGGGCCCCTGGTAAATTTAAATACGTACTCGCACGTGTTGACTCTCGTTTACTCCACGGGCAAGTAGCAACGGCATGGGCAAAAACGACTCAGCCGACGCGTATCATCGTCGTATCTGATGCAGTAGCTAATGATGAGCTTCGTAAGAAATTGATCCAACAAGCTGCACCGCCAGGCGTCAAAGCACATGTTGTTCCTGTCGCTCAAATGATCAAACTTGCGAAAGATGATCAACACTTCGGCGGTGAACGCGTGCTACTTCTTTTCGAAAATCCGCAAGATGCGCTCAGAGCGGTTGAAGGCGGCGTTCCATTGAAGACAATCAACGTTGGTTCGATGGCTCACTCAACTGGTAAAGTCCAACCGAACAAAGTGTTGGCCTTTGACCAAGACGATATTGATACTTTCCATAAGTTAAAAAAAGCAGGGCTCGACTTCGATGTACGTAAAGTACCAAACGATTCAAAAGGTAACATGGACGAAATTATCAAGAGAGCTCAAGATGAGTTAAACAAATTAAGATAA